A genomic segment from Actinomadura hallensis encodes:
- a CDS encoding sulfotransferase family protein, which yields MSMTSGKQNRVAAGLRRRGALLAAALRPPGAGRPAGPSPGGEDDGAVAPSKVPRLVESPVFVLCSVRSGSTLLRVLLNSHSRIRAPHELHLRHLRVRPGRDFTHDIMGELGLDVRELEYMLWDNVLAYELRRSGKAQIVDKTPSNVLIWRRLAAAWPRARYIFLLRHPASTVESVLARRKGAVPEEVVPEILRYTEHIEQARGELSGITVRYEELTAEPERVTKDVCAYLGLEWEPGMLDYGGLSHGPYRAVFGDWGEKLKSGEVQPARPLPAADAVPAELRDIARAWNYL from the coding sequence ATGAGCATGACATCGGGAAAGCAGAACCGGGTCGCGGCCGGACTCAGGCGTCGCGGCGCCCTGCTGGCCGCCGCGCTGCGGCCGCCGGGCGCCGGGCGGCCGGCGGGGCCGTCCCCGGGCGGGGAGGACGACGGAGCGGTCGCGCCGTCGAAGGTGCCGCGGCTCGTGGAGTCGCCGGTCTTCGTGCTGTGCTCGGTGCGCTCGGGCTCGACCCTGCTCCGCGTCCTGCTGAACAGCCACTCCCGGATCCGGGCTCCGCACGAGCTTCACCTGCGCCACCTCAGGGTGCGGCCGGGCCGCGACTTCACCCACGACATCATGGGCGAGCTGGGGCTGGACGTCCGCGAGCTGGAGTACATGCTCTGGGACAACGTGCTCGCGTACGAGCTCCGGCGCAGCGGCAAGGCGCAGATCGTGGACAAGACGCCGTCCAACGTCCTGATCTGGCGCAGGCTGGCGGCGGCCTGGCCGCGGGCGCGCTACATCTTCCTGCTGCGCCACCCTGCCTCGACCGTCGAGTCGGTCCTGGCCCGGCGCAAGGGGGCGGTGCCGGAGGAGGTCGTCCCGGAGATCCTCCGCTACACCGAGCACATCGAGCAGGCCCGCGGCGAGCTGTCCGGCATCACGGTGCGTTACGAGGAGCTGACCGCCGAGCCGGAGCGCGTCACCAAGGACGTCTGCGCCTACCTGGGCCTGGAGTGGGAACCCGGGATGCTGGATTACGGAGGGCTCAGCCACGGCCCCTACCGGGCGGTCTTCGGCGACTGGGGCGAGAAGCTCAAGTCCGGCGAGGTCCAGCCCGCCCGCCCGCTGCCCGCCGCCGACGCCGTGCCCGCGGAGCTGCGGGACATCGCCCGCGCCTGGAACTACCTCTAG
- the fdhD gene encoding formate dehydrogenase accessory sulfurtransferase FdhD, whose product MGRITVRRPVLRLSTSGSRGRRPDTLAVEEPLEIRVAGKPLTITMRTPGHDFDLVAGFLAAEGVIGGADDLATMRYCADTAEQNTLDVALAPGVAPPDDSMTRAFTTTSACGVCGKSTVEALRADRPYDVAADPVRITPGVLAALPDRLRRAQRVFDRTGGLHAAGLFDAAGELLALREDVGRHNAVDKVIGWALRGGRLPLAGTVLMVSGRASFELTQKAMTAGVPVLAAVSAPSSLAVDLAEDAGMTLVGFLRGETMNVYTGAERIAA is encoded by the coding sequence ATGGGGCGGATCACCGTGCGCAGGCCCGTGCTGCGGCTCAGCACCTCCGGATCGCGGGGACGCAGGCCCGACACGCTCGCGGTGGAGGAGCCGCTGGAGATCCGCGTCGCGGGCAAGCCGCTCACGATCACGATGCGCACGCCCGGCCACGACTTCGACCTCGTCGCCGGGTTCCTGGCCGCCGAGGGCGTGATCGGCGGCGCGGACGACCTGGCGACGATGCGCTACTGCGCCGACACCGCGGAGCAGAACACCCTGGACGTCGCGCTCGCCCCCGGGGTGGCGCCGCCGGACGACTCCATGACCAGGGCGTTCACCACGACCAGCGCGTGCGGGGTGTGCGGGAAGTCGACCGTGGAGGCGCTGCGCGCCGACCGGCCCTACGACGTGGCCGCCGACCCGGTGCGCATCACCCCCGGCGTCCTGGCGGCGCTGCCGGACCGGCTGCGCCGCGCACAGCGCGTCTTCGACCGGACGGGCGGGCTGCACGCGGCGGGGCTCTTCGACGCGGCCGGCGAGCTGCTCGCGCTGCGCGAGGACGTCGGGCGGCACAACGCGGTCGACAAGGTGATCGGGTGGGCGCTGCGCGGGGGGCGGCTGCCGCTGGCGGGCACCGTCCTGATGGTGAGCGGGCGCGCGTCGTTCGAGCTGACGCAGAAGGCGATGACGGCCGGCGTGCCGGTGCTGGCGGCCGTGTCCGCCCCCTCGTCGCTCGCGGTCGACCTCGCCGAGGACGCCGGGATGACCCTCGTCGGGTTCCTGCGCGGCGAGACGATGAACGTGTACACGGGAGCGGAACGCATCGCCGCGTGA
- a CDS encoding metal-dependent hydrolase, translating to MSFDWSDTPLHWVPGDPVATHIINSFHIVLPEGEKWFIQCVKDARPYIKDERLQEEIKGFIGQEMVHARSHQGVLDQILQANGIDVSKITDAAAKGNAERPAQMAALKEKNPRAWRRRLRFELAAVAAIEHYTAVLGQWIMDNDRFEKSGVDPTMLDLLRWHGAEEVEHRSVVFDVYKAFGGGYLTRVAAWVVSLFFLYWALIGGSLYLLKQDPTIKKRVTLPRVYRSYRRSVRLGHVPGIFKLLLGEAPVYLRPNHHPSKVCSTPRALEYLKRSPAARAAGYDPY from the coding sequence GTGTCCTTCGACTGGAGCGACACGCCGCTGCACTGGGTCCCCGGCGACCCCGTCGCCACCCACATCATCAACTCGTTCCACATCGTCCTGCCCGAGGGCGAGAAGTGGTTCATCCAGTGCGTCAAGGACGCCCGGCCCTACATCAAGGACGAGCGGCTCCAGGAGGAGATCAAGGGGTTCATCGGCCAGGAGATGGTGCACGCCCGCTCCCACCAGGGCGTCCTCGACCAGATCCTGCAGGCCAACGGAATCGACGTCTCCAAGATCACCGACGCGGCGGCGAAGGGCAACGCCGAGCGGCCCGCCCAGATGGCGGCGCTGAAGGAGAAGAACCCGCGGGCGTGGCGGCGGCGGCTGCGCTTCGAGCTCGCCGCGGTCGCCGCGATCGAGCACTACACCGCCGTGCTCGGGCAGTGGATCATGGACAACGACCGGTTCGAGAAGTCCGGGGTCGACCCGACGATGCTGGACCTGCTGCGCTGGCACGGCGCCGAGGAGGTCGAGCACAGGTCCGTGGTCTTCGACGTCTACAAGGCGTTCGGCGGCGGCTACCTCACCCGCGTCGCCGCCTGGGTCGTGTCGCTGTTCTTCCTGTACTGGGCGCTGATCGGCGGGTCCCTGTACCTGCTCAAGCAGGACCCTACGATCAAGAAGCGGGTGACGCTCCCGCGGGTGTACCGGTCCTACCGGCGGTCGGTGCGGCTGGGGCACGTCCCCGGCATCTTCAAGCTGCTCCTGGGCGAGGCCCCCGTCTACCTCAGGCCGAACCACCACCCGTCCAAGGTGTGCTCCACGCCGCGGGCGCTGGAGTACCTGAAGCGGTCCCCGGCCGCCAGGGCCGCGGGCTACGACCCCTACTAG
- a CDS encoding SDR family oxidoreductase translates to MTSPATTVTRRASAVTRRRVRGDGVDLAVYEQGDRSRPTVLLVHGYPDTHRVWDEVAERLGRRFHVVRYDVRGAGASSRPFGRRRYTFDYLMADMQAVLDAAAPDRKVHLVGHDWGSIQGWEAVCTMPDRFASFTSISGPSLDHAGHWARRRLARPTPSGLRRVIGQAARSWYIGFFQTPLLPELLWRAGLSRPFTRALELGEGVPARPGHPARTLARDGASGVALYRANMTRRLRRPLDRRTDVPTQVIVPTRDLFVSPHLVGGLAGRAPNLTVRPVRAGHWVPRSHPDAVARWIAEHVTAARGGELTPAESRALRRARAVRGRDPLDGALVVVTGAGGGTGRSAVLAFARRGAEVVAADRDAEAARRTAELAGRAGGTVHAHAVDVSDAAAMEDFAKSVMHEHGVPDVVVNNAEIEMAGSFLDHSAEDWRTVLNVNLLGVVHGSRLFAAQMAERGQGGHIVNTSSAAAFTPSRGLAAYSTSKAAALMLSECLRAELKGKGIAVSAVVRPSGPRGGARQAAGGPAGGRPDAVAERIVAAVRRGRAVVPVTPGVRLARAAARVSPGLMRLLARMG, encoded by the coding sequence ATGACATCCCCGGCGACAACGGTGACCCGGCGCGCATCAGCGGTGACCCGGCGCAGGGTCCGCGGCGACGGCGTCGATCTCGCCGTCTACGAGCAGGGCGACCGGTCGCGCCCGACCGTCCTGCTCGTGCACGGCTATCCCGACACCCACCGGGTGTGGGACGAGGTCGCCGAGCGGCTCGGGCGGCGCTTCCACGTCGTCCGCTACGACGTGCGCGGAGCGGGCGCGTCGTCGCGGCCGTTCGGGCGCAGGCGCTACACGTTCGACTACCTGATGGCCGACATGCAGGCCGTGCTGGACGCCGCCGCCCCGGACCGCAAGGTCCACCTGGTCGGGCACGACTGGGGCTCGATCCAGGGGTGGGAGGCCGTCTGCACCATGCCGGACCGCTTCGCCTCCTTCACCTCGATCTCCGGCCCGTCCCTCGACCACGCGGGGCACTGGGCGCGCCGCCGCCTGGCCCGGCCGACGCCGTCGGGGCTGCGGCGCGTCATCGGGCAGGCGGCGCGGTCGTGGTACATCGGCTTCTTCCAGACGCCGCTGCTGCCGGAGCTGCTGTGGCGGGCGGGGCTGTCCCGGCCGTTCACCCGCGCGCTCGAGCTGGGCGAGGGCGTCCCCGCGCGCCCCGGTCATCCCGCGCGGACGCTGGCGCGCGACGGGGCGTCCGGGGTGGCGCTGTACCGGGCGAACATGACCCGCCGGCTGCGCAGGCCCCTGGACCGGCGGACGGACGTGCCCACGCAGGTCATCGTCCCCACCAGGGACCTGTTCGTGTCGCCGCACCTGGTGGGCGGGCTGGCCGGGCGGGCGCCGAACCTGACCGTCCGGCCGGTCAGGGCCGGGCACTGGGTGCCGCGCAGCCACCCCGACGCCGTCGCCCGCTGGATCGCCGAGCACGTCACCGCCGCCCGGGGCGGCGAGCTCACCCCGGCCGAGTCGCGCGCCCTGCGCCGGGCCAGGGCGGTGCGCGGGCGGGACCCGCTCGACGGCGCCCTCGTCGTCGTCACCGGCGCGGGCGGCGGCACCGGGCGGTCGGCCGTGCTGGCCTTCGCCCGCCGCGGCGCCGAGGTCGTCGCCGCCGACCGCGACGCGGAGGCCGCGCGCCGGACCGCGGAACTCGCGGGCCGGGCCGGCGGGACCGTCCACGCCCACGCGGTGGACGTGTCCGATGCCGCCGCGATGGAGGACTTCGCCAAGTCGGTGATGCACGAGCACGGCGTGCCGGACGTCGTCGTCAACAACGCCGAGATCGAGATGGCGGGGTCGTTCCTCGACCACTCCGCCGAAGACTGGCGGACGGTCCTGAACGTCAACCTCCTGGGCGTCGTCCACGGGTCGCGGCTCTTCGCCGCGCAGATGGCGGAGCGGGGTCAGGGAGGCCACATCGTCAACACGTCCTCCGCCGCGGCGTTCACGCCGTCCCGGGGGCTGGCCGCCTACTCCACCAGCAAGGCCGCCGCGCTGATGCTCTCGGAATGCCTGCGCGCCGAGCTGAAGGGCAAGGGCATCGCGGTCAGCGCCGTCGTCCGGCCGTCCGGCCCGCGGGGCGGGGCGCGGCAAGCGGCCGGGGGTCCCGCCGGGGGCCGTCCGGACGCCGTCGCGGAGCGGATCGTCGCGGCCGTCCGCCGCGGCAGGGCCGTCGTGCCGGTCACGCCGGGGGTCCGGCTGGCCCGCGCGGCCGCCCGCGTGTCCCCGGGCCTCATGCGGCTTCTCGCCCGCATGGGCTGA
- a CDS encoding phytoene desaturase family protein translates to MADAVVIGAGPNGLVAANVLADAGWDVEVLEAQPEPGGAVRSDRGAHPGHVSDLCSAFYPLGVASPVMRALGLERHGLRWRHAPAVLAHPLPDGRCAVLERDPHATAAGLDAFGGGDGEAWLRLCRTWDLMGEDVLRALFTPFPPVRAALPLAVSARRAGGLRVLRSLLTPARAFGEREFGGPGGPLLLTGAALHTDMLPETTGGTVFGWLLAMIGQRYGWPVPEGGAGELTAALVRRLESRGGHVRCGVPVESVVVRGGRALGVRTATGEAVRAARAVLADVPAPRLYGGLVGWPDLPGSLRADVERFDWDHATFKVDWALSAPIPWASPEAGRAGTVHLSSGLDAMSVYGAQLATGRVPSEPFVLLGQMTTADPSRSPAGTESVWAYTHVPQRVKADAGPDGVTGAWDEREQDAMAARLERAVERFAPGFRSLIAGRRVIAPPAFPEHDASLPGGALNGGTAMLHQQLVFRPVPGLGRAETPVAGLYLASASAHPGGGVHGACGANAARAALAHASPAGRLLTPALAALARLVAP, encoded by the coding sequence ATGGCGGACGCCGTGGTCATCGGCGCCGGGCCCAACGGGCTCGTCGCCGCCAACGTGCTGGCGGACGCCGGATGGGACGTGGAGGTCCTCGAAGCCCAGCCCGAGCCGGGCGGGGCCGTGCGCAGCGACCGGGGCGCCCACCCCGGCCACGTCAGCGACCTGTGCAGCGCCTTCTACCCGCTGGGGGTCGCCTCCCCCGTGATGCGCGCCCTCGGCCTCGAGCGGCACGGACTGCGCTGGCGGCACGCGCCCGCCGTCCTCGCGCACCCGCTGCCGGACGGGCGCTGCGCCGTCCTCGAACGCGACCCGCACGCCACGGCCGCCGGGCTCGACGCGTTCGGCGGCGGCGACGGCGAGGCGTGGCTGCGGCTCTGCCGGACCTGGGACCTGATGGGCGAGGACGTCCTGCGGGCCCTGTTCACGCCGTTCCCGCCCGTCCGCGCCGCGCTGCCGCTGGCCGTGTCGGCCCGGCGCGCGGGCGGGCTCCGCGTCCTGCGCTCCCTGCTGACCCCGGCGCGCGCGTTCGGCGAGCGGGAGTTCGGCGGTCCGGGCGGCCCGCTGCTGCTGACGGGTGCCGCGCTGCACACCGACATGCTGCCCGAGACGACGGGCGGGACGGTGTTCGGCTGGCTCCTCGCCATGATCGGGCAGCGGTACGGCTGGCCGGTGCCGGAGGGCGGGGCGGGCGAGCTGACCGCGGCGCTGGTGCGGCGGCTGGAGTCGCGGGGCGGGCACGTGCGCTGCGGCGTCCCGGTCGAGTCGGTCGTGGTCCGCGGCGGCCGGGCGCTCGGCGTCCGCACCGCGACCGGCGAGGCGGTGCGCGCCGCGAGGGCCGTGCTGGCGGACGTCCCGGCGCCCCGCCTCTACGGCGGCCTGGTCGGATGGCCGGACCTGCCCGGATCGCTGCGCGCGGACGTCGAGCGGTTCGACTGGGACCACGCCACGTTCAAGGTCGACTGGGCGCTGTCGGCCCCGATCCCCTGGGCGTCGCCGGAGGCGGGCCGCGCCGGAACCGTCCACCTGTCCTCCGGACTGGACGCGATGAGCGTCTATGGGGCGCAGCTCGCCACGGGACGGGTCCCGTCCGAGCCGTTCGTGCTCCTCGGCCAGATGACCACCGCGGACCCGTCCCGCTCCCCCGCCGGAACCGAGTCGGTCTGGGCCTACACCCACGTGCCGCAGCGAGTGAAGGCCGACGCGGGGCCCGACGGCGTCACCGGAGCTTGGGACGAGCGAGAGCAGGACGCCATGGCCGCACGCCTGGAGCGGGCCGTGGAGCGCTTCGCGCCCGGTTTCCGCTCCCTGATCGCCGGCCGCCGCGTCATCGCGCCGCCCGCGTTCCCCGAGCACGACGCGAGCCTGCCGGGCGGCGCCCTCAACGGCGGGACCGCGATGCTCCACCAGCAGCTGGTGTTCCGGCCGGTCCCCGGCCTCGGCCGGGCCGAAACCCCGGTCGCCGGCCTCTACCTGGCCTCCGCGTCCGCTCATCCCGGCGGCGGCGTGCACGGCGCGTGCGGCGCCAACGCCGCCCGCGCCGCCCTGGCCCACGCCTCCCCGGCGGGCCGGCTCCTCACCCCCGCCCTGGCCGCCCTGGCCCGGCTGGTCGCGCCCTAA
- a CDS encoding CBS domain-containing protein, whose translation MRIRDILRTKGDTVATVRPEATVRQLLAVLAEHNIGAAVVSPDGASVAGIVSERDVVRSLHERGAALLDRPVSEIMTAEVRTCGPADMVDDMRRAMTEHRFRHVPVVVDGRLAGIVSIGDVVKSAIDELESEREHLVGYIQRAP comes from the coding sequence ATGCGTATTCGCGACATCCTGCGGACGAAGGGGGACACGGTGGCCACGGTGCGGCCCGAAGCCACCGTCAGGCAGTTGCTCGCCGTCCTGGCCGAGCACAACATCGGGGCGGCGGTGGTCTCGCCGGACGGCGCGTCGGTGGCAGGCATCGTCTCCGAGCGCGACGTGGTGCGCTCGCTGCACGAGCGGGGCGCGGCGCTGCTCGACCGCCCCGTCTCCGAGATCATGACCGCGGAGGTGCGCACCTGCGGCCCCGCCGACATGGTGGACGACATGCGCCGCGCCATGACCGAGCACCGGTTCCGGCACGTGCCCGTCGTCGTGGACGGGCGGCTCGCCGGCATCGTCAGCATCGGCGACGTGGTCAAGAGCGCCATCGACGAGCTGGAGAGCGAACGCGAGCACCTGGTCGGCTACATCCAGCGGGCCCCCTAG
- a CDS encoding PLP-dependent aminotransferase family protein gives MSTRYVSGRHLARLVGDVSGERPVYAALARSVRALVLDGRLALRTRLPAERDLAAALGVSRTTVTAAYDRLRDEGYIESRQGAGSWTVLPSMRMPAADRKAAPSGGRFGVAHPAPGDPAFIDLGCAAPGAPAIFEEAVAAAVAELPRHTPGPGYEPAGLESLRRVIADGYTARGVPTRPDQIVVTTGAQHAFTLLSQTLAEPGDAVMVERPTYPHALGTLRRRGVRLVPVGVNEGWDVELIAGAMRQAAVRLAYTIPDFHNPTGLLMPAAERAALVDAARRADAFLVADETFADLAHDLDAPREPPLASFDTGGRVITVGSASKLMWGGLRIGWIRTTAPLARRLVVAREPFDMASPVLDQLIVQQLLLRVEEVRAERAEALTRGRDALAGALRELLPGWEFRLPQGGMSLWARIGAPVATPLAETAQRLGLRVVAGPVFGADGVLEDYVRLPYVLPPGTLRTAVERLALAWREAESAPAARSLPAYV, from the coding sequence GTGAGCACCCGATACGTGAGCGGACGGCATCTGGCGCGGCTCGTGGGCGACGTGTCCGGCGAGCGCCCCGTCTACGCGGCGCTGGCCCGGTCCGTCCGCGCCCTCGTCCTGGACGGGCGGCTCGCCCTGCGGACCCGGCTGCCCGCCGAGCGCGACCTGGCGGCCGCCCTGGGAGTCAGCCGCACCACCGTCACCGCCGCCTACGACCGGCTCCGCGACGAAGGCTACATCGAGAGCCGCCAGGGAGCGGGAAGCTGGACGGTGCTGCCGTCGATGCGGATGCCGGCGGCGGACCGGAAGGCCGCGCCGTCCGGCGGGCGCTTCGGTGTGGCGCATCCGGCGCCGGGCGACCCCGCCTTCATCGACCTCGGCTGCGCCGCGCCCGGCGCGCCGGCGATCTTCGAGGAGGCCGTCGCCGCCGCCGTCGCCGAGCTGCCCCGGCACACCCCGGGCCCCGGCTACGAGCCCGCCGGCCTGGAGAGCCTGCGCCGGGTCATCGCCGACGGGTACACCGCGCGCGGCGTGCCCACCCGTCCCGACCAGATCGTCGTCACCACCGGCGCGCAGCACGCGTTCACGCTGCTGTCGCAGACCCTCGCCGAGCCGGGCGACGCCGTCATGGTCGAGCGCCCCACCTACCCGCACGCGCTCGGGACGCTGCGCCGCCGCGGCGTCCGGCTCGTCCCCGTCGGGGTCAACGAGGGCTGGGACGTCGAGCTCATCGCCGGCGCCATGCGGCAGGCCGCCGTCCGGCTGGCCTACACGATCCCCGACTTCCACAACCCGACCGGGCTGCTCATGCCGGCCGCCGAGCGGGCCGCGCTGGTGGACGCGGCGCGCCGCGCCGACGCGTTCCTCGTCGCCGACGAGACCTTCGCCGACCTCGCCCACGACCTCGACGCGCCGCGGGAGCCGCCGCTGGCGTCGTTCGACACCGGCGGGCGGGTCATCACCGTGGGGTCGGCGTCCAAGCTGATGTGGGGCGGGCTGCGGATCGGCTGGATCCGCACCACCGCGCCTCTCGCCCGCCGCCTGGTCGTGGCCCGCGAGCCGTTCGACATGGCGAGCCCGGTGCTCGACCAGCTCATCGTGCAGCAGCTCCTGCTGCGGGTGGAGGAGGTGCGCGCGGAGCGCGCGGAGGCGTTGACGCGCGGCCGCGACGCGCTCGCGGGGGCGCTGCGGGAGCTGCTGCCGGGCTGGGAGTTCCGGCTCCCGCAGGGCGGCATGTCGCTGTGGGCGCGGATCGGCGCGCCGGTCGCGACGCCGCTCGCCGAGACGGCGCAGCGGCTCGGCCTGCGGGTCGTGGCCGGTCCGGTGTTCGGCGCCGACGGCGTGCTCGAGGACTATGTCAGGCTGCCGTACGTCCTGCCCCCGGGCACGCTGCGCACGGCCGTCGAGCGGCTGGCGCTGGCCTGGCGCGAGGCCGAGTCCGCCCCGGCCGCCCGTTCCCTTCCCGCCTACGTGTAG
- a CDS encoding YczE/YyaS/YitT family protein, which yields MALMARRLVQLYVGLAFYGLGIALQVSSGLGNGPWDVLHEGLSRRLGLSIGAWVVITGALVMLAWIPLRQRPGIGTISNAVLIGVFADLFLWLLPTPEALGARWAYLVTAVLVGGFATGCYIGAGLGPGPRDGLMTGIAARGHSLRAVRTGIELTVLAGGWLLGGTVGAGTVLYAVAIGPLTHVLLPALTIRPRTREAAAEPEPQEQPAAT from the coding sequence ATGGCCTTGATGGCACGGCGGCTGGTGCAGCTGTACGTGGGATTGGCCTTCTACGGGCTCGGAATCGCCCTCCAGGTGTCGTCGGGTCTCGGCAACGGCCCCTGGGACGTCCTCCACGAGGGCCTCTCACGCCGTCTCGGCCTGTCCATCGGCGCCTGGGTCGTCATCACCGGCGCGCTGGTGATGCTCGCGTGGATCCCGCTGCGCCAGCGGCCGGGCATCGGGACGATCAGCAACGCCGTCCTCATCGGGGTCTTCGCCGACCTGTTCCTCTGGCTGCTGCCCACCCCGGAGGCCCTCGGCGCGCGCTGGGCGTACCTCGTCACCGCCGTGCTGGTCGGCGGGTTCGCCACCGGCTGCTACATCGGCGCGGGGCTCGGGCCGGGCCCGCGCGACGGGCTGATGACCGGGATCGCCGCGCGGGGCCACTCGCTGCGGGCGGTCCGGACGGGGATCGAGCTGACCGTGCTGGCGGGCGGGTGGCTGCTCGGCGGCACCGTCGGCGCCGGCACGGTCCTGTACGCGGTGGCGATCGGCCCGCTCACGCACGTCCTGCTGCCCGCGCTGACGATCCGGCCGCGCACCCGCGAGGCGGCGGCGGAGCCCGAGCCGCAGGAGCAGCCGGCCGCCACATGA
- a CDS encoding glycerate kinase encodes MRVVVAPDSFKGSLPAARACEAIAAGVRRAAPGAEVAAVPMADGGEGTLDCFLAARGGEVVEIAATDPLGRPVKARYALSGDGRSAVVELAAASGLTLVEDVPRDPVNAATTGTGELVADAVRRGAREVLVAVGGSATTDGGSGLLRALGVRFLDARGEDLPPGGAALARLARIDDSGVPPEVRAARFRVACDVTSPLVGPEGAAAVFGPQKGASPGQVRELDAALTVFADVLARDRGVRVHDLPGAGAAGGTCGGLVGVLGAEPSPGAPLMAEITGLPAALDGADLVITGEGRVDGQSAAGKVVSAVAALARERGVPAVALAGGVEGPLDELHALGLTAAFGIADGPRDLDGLKERAAPLLAATAEQVVRLFAR; translated from the coding sequence ATGCGGGTCGTCGTCGCCCCGGACTCGTTCAAGGGGAGCCTGCCCGCCGCGCGCGCCTGCGAGGCGATCGCGGCGGGCGTCCGCCGCGCCGCGCCCGGCGCGGAGGTCGCCGCGGTGCCGATGGCCGACGGCGGCGAGGGCACCCTGGACTGCTTCCTCGCCGCCCGCGGGGGCGAGGTCGTCGAGATCGCCGCGACCGATCCGCTCGGGCGGCCGGTGAAGGCCCGCTACGCCCTGTCCGGCGACGGGCGCTCCGCCGTGGTGGAGCTCGCGGCGGCGTCCGGCCTGACCCTCGTCGAGGACGTCCCGCGCGACCCGGTGAACGCCGCCACGACCGGCACCGGCGAGCTGGTCGCCGACGCGGTGCGGCGCGGCGCCCGCGAGGTCCTCGTCGCCGTCGGCGGCAGCGCGACCACCGACGGCGGCTCCGGCCTGCTGCGCGCCCTCGGGGTCCGCTTCCTGGACGCCCGGGGCGAGGACCTGCCCCCGGGCGGGGCGGCGCTCGCGCGCCTCGCGCGCATCGACGACTCCGGCGTCCCCCCGGAGGTGCGCGCGGCGCGCTTCCGGGTCGCCTGCGACGTGACCAGCCCCCTCGTCGGGCCGGAGGGCGCCGCCGCCGTGTTCGGTCCCCAGAAGGGCGCGTCGCCCGGGCAGGTGCGGGAGCTGGACGCCGCCCTCACCGTGTTCGCCGACGTCCTCGCCCGCGACCGCGGGGTCCGCGTCCACGACCTGCCCGGCGCGGGCGCCGCCGGCGGCACCTGCGGCGGACTCGTGGGCGTGCTCGGCGCCGAACCGTCGCCCGGCGCGCCGCTGATGGCCGAGATCACCGGACTGCCCGCCGCCCTCGACGGCGCCGACCTGGTGATCACCGGGGAGGGCCGGGTGGACGGGCAGAGCGCCGCGGGCAAGGTCGTCTCCGCCGTCGCGGCGCTCGCGCGCGAGCGGGGCGTCCCGGCGGTGGCGCTGGCCGGCGGCGTGGAGGGTCCGCTGGACGAGCTGCACGCGCTCGGGCTCACCGCCGCGTTCGGCATCGCCGACGGCCCCCGGGATCTGGACGGGCTGAAGGAGCGCGCCGCGCCGCTGCTGGCCGCGACGGCCGAGCAGGTCGTCCGCCTCTTCGCCCGCTGA
- a CDS encoding S66 peptidase family protein, whose translation MRPGDRVAVVAPSGPAAPSRLEAGCAVLRDLGLDAVVGKHALDRVNLGRPGPVRDGWHRLAGSDADRAADLQSAWCDPSVRAVICSRGGYGATRVLDHLDWDALEEAAEVDAASGRGPKILHGSSDVTALHAAFGTRLNITTSFGPMPAGVIADLGPALAGERADAARAATLDGLRAALFGGPVALPGTHALRPGRAEGPLTGGTLSLLTALLGTPYAPPPAAGCIVFLEDVSEAPYRVDRMLVQLLQSGWLDGAAGIALGTWRDCGDPAELDAVFDARLGPLGVPVLAGVPAGHGPHQRTLELGAPAVLDTAALGTAAPDRAAPHGGTATNPPSDPAQNPAPYPAQNPASNGSTGTAADGAAALTLLAPGGAR comes from the coding sequence TTGCGGCCCGGGGACCGGGTCGCGGTGGTCGCCCCGAGCGGCCCCGCCGCGCCGTCCCGGCTGGAGGCCGGCTGCGCCGTCCTGCGCGACCTCGGACTTGACGCGGTGGTCGGCAAGCACGCCCTCGACCGTGTCAACCTCGGCCGCCCGGGGCCCGTCCGCGACGGCTGGCACCGGCTCGCCGGGAGCGACGCCGACCGGGCCGCCGACCTCCAGTCCGCCTGGTGCGATCCCAGCGTCCGCGCGGTGATCTGCTCGCGGGGCGGCTACGGCGCCACCCGCGTCCTGGACCACCTCGACTGGGACGCCCTCGAAGAGGCGGCCGAGGTGGACGCCGCGTCCGGCCGGGGGCCGAAGATCCTGCACGGCTCTAGCGACGTCACGGCTCTGCACGCCGCGTTCGGAACGCGCCTGAACATCACCACGTCCTTCGGGCCCATGCCCGCCGGCGTGATCGCCGACCTCGGCCCCGCCCTGGCGGGCGAACGGGCCGACGCTGCCCGCGCCGCCACGCTGGACGGCCTGCGCGCGGCGCTGTTCGGCGGCCCCGTCGCCCTGCCCGGCACGCACGCGCTGCGGCCGGGACGCGCGGAGGGCCCGCTCACCGGCGGCACCCTCTCGCTCCTCACGGCCCTCCTCGGCACCCCCTACGCGCCGCCGCCCGCCGCGGGCTGCATCGTCTTCCTGGAGGACGTGAGCGAGGCGCCCTACCGGGTCGACCGGATGCTGGTCCAGCTGCTCCAGTCGGGCTGGCTCGACGGCGCCGCCGGGATCGCCCTCGGCACCTGGCGCGACTGCGGCGACCCCGCCGAACTGGACGCGGTGTTCGACGCGCGCCTCGGGCCGCTCGGCGTCCCGGTCCTCGCCGGCGTCCCCGCCGGGCACGGCCCGCACCAGCGCACCCTGGAGCTCGGGGCGCCCGCCGTCCTCGACACGGCCGCCCTCGGCACCGCGGCACCGGACCGGGCCGCACCGCACGGCGGCACCGCGACGAACCCCCCCTCAGATCCCGCACAGAACCCCGCACCCTACCCCGCCCAGAACCCCGCATCGAACGGCAGTACGGGCACGGCCGCCGACGGAGCGGCCGCGCTCACCCTCCTAGCGCCGGGAGGTGCGCGATGA